GAAATTGAGGAAGAGGAAGAGAGCGAGAGGTGGAAAAGAGAAGAAGAATGGGAAGCTATAACTGTTGCGAAGGATTTTGAGGAGCTTAAGCGAGAAATAAGGAGAATTGAGGAACTGATTGAGAAGGCGAAAAGAATCGTGAATAGCGACGAAGAAGTTAAGCTGAAAGAGCTTAAAAAGGCAATTGAGGAGGGATTTGCGAAGATAAAAGAAATCGAAGGCAATCCAAAGATTTTGATTTTTACAGAGTCGAGGGATACGCTCGAATACCTTGTAAAGAAGATCAGAAGCTGGGGATACAAGGTTAACTTCATACACGGCGGAATGAGCATCGATGAAAGGATTAGGGCTGAGAAGGTTTTTAAGGATGAAACGGAAATAATGGTTGCGACTGAGGCTGCGGGGGAGGGAATAAATCTACAGTTCTGTCACATAATGATAAACTACGACATCCCATGGAATCCAAACCGTCTCGAGCAGAGAATGGGGAGAATTCACAGATATGGACAGCTAAAGGACGTCTACATCTTCAACCTCGTCGCTGTGGATACAAGAGAGGGAAAAGTTTTAGCAAAACTACTTGAAAAACTTGAAGAGATAAGGGAGAAGCTTGGAAGCGATAAAGTTTTTGACATAATTGGCGAAATCTTTGAAGGCAAGGATTTGTATACGCTGATCGTTGAAGCTGTGACGAATGCTAAAACGCTTGACGAAATTCTGAGTGAACTCGATATAAAGCCCGATGAGGAGTATATCTCAAGGATAAAGCAGATCCTCGGCGAGAGTTTGGCAACAAAGTTTATCGACTATACGAGGATAAGGGAAATGACTGAAAAAGCAAGGGAATACAGGCTGATCCCTGAATACGTTGAGGAGTTCTTTGTGAGAGCCTTTACGAAGGCTGGTGGAAAAGTGAGGCGAAAAGATGGCTTCATTGAAATTGATTCTATTCCTCCAGAGCTCAGGGATATAGCTGAAAGCGTGGAGTTTAAGAACAGGTATGGCATTCTAATGAGGAGGTATCCAAAGGCTACATTTGACAAGGAAGTTGCTTTTAAGAATCCGGATGCTGAATTCATCTCTTTTGGGCATCCGTTGTTTGAGGCGTTGCTTGAATGGGTGATCAGAAAGCATGGCGAGGAAGTGAAGAGAGGAGCGGTTTTCAAGGATCCTTCTGGAAGGCTAAATGGCTTCATTCACTTCTACATTGGCGAGGTTCTCGATGGAAAGGGAGAAATTGCTGGGAGGATGATAATTGCGATCTACGAAGGAGAAAGGATTGAGGAGATAAATCCCGCGATTATCTGGGATTTAAAGCCTGAAAGCGGAAATTTTGAGGCATTGAAAGATGAAAAGAAGCTATTGCCATATGTTTTGGACGTTCTCGAAAAATACAAGGCAGAGATTTCGATGGAAAGGGAAAGACAGGCGGAAGTAAAGAAAAAGTATGGTCTGAAATCACTCGATTATTTGATTGGACAGCTTGACGTTGAGCTTTCTGAGCTATACGAGAGGCAGGCAAGAGGAGAAAAGGTTGATTTGCCGATAAGGAACAAGGAAGAACAGAAAAGAAGATATGAGGAGGCAATAAAAAAACTTGCTGATGAAATAGAGCTCGAAAGGAATTTGTCGATAAGAACTCCTGAACTTCTGACAGTTATAAGGGTTTTGCCAGAGAAAAGTGAAGTTGTTGCGAGTGAAGAGGTTGAGAGAATTGGTATGGAAATTGCGATGGAATTTGAAAGAAGGAGTGGCAGGGAGCCGGAAGATGTCTCAGCTTTGAATCTTGGCTTCGATATAAGGTCTAAGGGAGCGGATGAAATAAGATACATTGAAGTCAAGGCAAGGGCTGATGAGGGCGATGTAGCATTGACTCCGAACGAATGGTTCAAGGCTAAGAGGTTTGGCAACGATTACTGGCTCTACATCGTCGCCAACGCATTAACAGCTCCTAAGCTTTACCTGATAAGGAATCCTGCGGAAAACCTGAAAGTTCAGGAAGTCGTGGGCATAGTTAGATTCATAGTTCCGAAGGAGCAGTGGAAGTCCGCGGGGATGCTTGGATTTTCTGAAAGATGAAATCTCAAAAAACAGCTTTTCACAGAAAATTTTTTTAAGAATCCAAGTAAAGATTGGTCATGGCTTTCAGTATGGGGATCAGGGGCAAGGTTTGCAACGTTGGCTATCGCTTGTTTTTACTTAAAGAAGCTGACTCGCTTTTAATTCCATGCTTTAATGCAAGAAATGAAAAAGAAC
Above is a window of Archaeoglobaceae archaeon DNA encoding:
- a CDS encoding helicase-related protein, with the translated sequence MELREGSIISGPFWGEAVRVEKVEPIGDRIRIVGYTINSKQFVDRILKKEDLERVKILKPGLDFSANSENAFYFLEAIRFRNASLFDPLLAVNVSKIDPLPFQIEAVYGYILKQPRIRFLLADDPGAGKTIMAGLVIKEMKLRGLAKRTLIVVPGHLKDQWRRELNEKFKESFVVLDRNTFNAHYGENPWEKNDQIITSIDFAKQDDILASLSSVHWDLVIVDEAHKMAAYKYGEKVSRTQRYRLGEVLSRNSTHLLFLTATPHKGDPENFRLFLDLLIPGFFATQEMVQESLANKDNPLFIRRLKEDLKDFEGKPIFTRRFPKTIKFWLSEEEKELYNEVSRYVVEQYNKALQSEKKRNVAFALLILQRRMASSTFALLRSLERRKERLEKILKGEEKRREPIEFEIEEIEEEEESERWKREEEWEAITVAKDFEELKREIRRIEELIEKAKRIVNSDEEVKLKELKKAIEEGFAKIKEIEGNPKILIFTESRDTLEYLVKKIRSWGYKVNFIHGGMSIDERIRAEKVFKDETEIMVATEAAGEGINLQFCHIMINYDIPWNPNRLEQRMGRIHRYGQLKDVYIFNLVAVDTREGKVLAKLLEKLEEIREKLGSDKVFDIIGEIFEGKDLYTLIVEAVTNAKTLDEILSELDIKPDEEYISRIKQILGESLATKFIDYTRIREMTEKAREYRLIPEYVEEFFVRAFTKAGGKVRRKDGFIEIDSIPPELRDIAESVEFKNRYGILMRRYPKATFDKEVAFKNPDAEFISFGHPLFEALLEWVIRKHGEEVKRGAVFKDPSGRLNGFIHFYIGEVLDGKGEIAGRMIIAIYEGERIEEINPAIIWDLKPESGNFEALKDEKKLLPYVLDVLEKYKAEISMERERQAEVKKKYGLKSLDYLIGQLDVELSELYERQARGEKVDLPIRNKEEQKRRYEEAIKKLADEIELERNLSIRTPELLTVIRVLPEKSEVVASEEVERIGMEIAMEFERRSGREPEDVSALNLGFDIRSKGADEIRYIEVKARADEGDVALTPNEWFKAKRFGNDYWLYIVANALTAPKLYLIRNPAENLKVQEVVGIVRFIVPKEQWKSAGMLGFSER